In Polyodon spathula isolate WHYD16114869_AA chromosome 11, ASM1765450v1, whole genome shotgun sequence, one genomic interval encodes:
- the LOC121323481 gene encoding NAD kinase-like yields the protein MTLNDVVVDRGPSSYLSNMDLYLDGRLITSVQGDDVFLVLCSCDRVDAATTGASMIHPNVPAIIVTPICPHSFSFQPIGVPAGVEVIIMLSLDARNTAWVSFDGRKRPAL from the exons ATGA CGCTCAATGACGTGGTTGTGGACCGAGGACCTTCCTCCTATCTTTCCAACATGGACTTGTATCTGGATGGGAGACTGATTACCTCCGTGCAGGGAGATG ATGTTTTCCTGGTGTTGTGCAGCTGTGATCGTGTCGACGCCGCTACGACGGGAGCTTCCATGATCCATCCCAATGTTCCAGCCATCATAGTGACTCCCATCTGCCCACACTCCTTCTCATTCCAACCCATCGGCGTGCCTGCTGGAGTGGAGGTCATT ATAATGTTATCTCTGGATGCCAGAAACACAGCATGGGTGTCTTTTGATGGCAGGAAGAGACCAGCATTGTGA